In Rhodamnia argentea isolate NSW1041297 chromosome 5, ASM2092103v1, whole genome shotgun sequence, the DNA window TATGAAAGCGTTCTCCTGAGCTTTCTTTTCCATGCCACTCTCACATAAAATGGAGAATCATTCCCATTTTATGAGCGGTGAGAGATTCAGTTAAAAGTTATTTACATTGTTTATTATTTTGACATCTTTAtttggatttcttttatttcgttaacaagaaaatgtaaaaaaaattaatatcccgaaaaattttagattaatacgataaatttacctttttaTGATAGGTTTTTCTCAAACTATCCTTTagtttcttttaaagaaaatattttccacgaaGCAAATTTTTAAGCGCATTCATCAGCATCACTTTGGCCTTCTTCTCGACGATTCCAACGTCCTGAATCACCTGCCGCAGCTTCGCCGTCCGCCATCTTTCTTCTCAATTCAAGCaggtctctctcgctctctctctctctctctgcgcttgCGTCATTGTCAATTGAGCTAAAATTTCTGACTTTGTTGCTCTAGGGCAAAGCTTGCGAGGAGCGATTGTGCACTCGCTTCATCTACAGACTCGTTGATTGCGTTGCAAACTCGTGTCAATTGATGAGTTGCGCTTTTTCTTCCGAAACTCGCTGGTTTCCTTCGCAGATGCGGTACTTTTAAAAGGGTCGATTAAAGGGAATTGGTTTTAGATGAAACGTTGATCATGGTCTCCTATAGCTATTAACATGGCTTTCCCTTCTTCGTTTTCTTGTTTCGGGTTTCCACTTTCggtatcatttttcttttcaacttgAAGCTCGGCATTCGATGTCCGTAAGCTTATGTTTCTTTGATGGTTGATTGAGGAAAGGGCAAAGATTATTAGTTGCGGTTATGGGAATATCCTTAGATTTCGTGGTAGAAGTAAGAACGGTTATTGAATCTTCTAGTCAACGGATTTTTGAGGCTCGAACCCGAATGGATTTGCGATTCTTTGATTCGAGAAGTGCAGGAGTTTGGAGCTGCTCCGTGTCTTTGAATTTCGAAGTGGTTTTAGTTTTTTTGATGTTGAGTGGTGGATTTGTCGTGCAGGTGTTGTGTTTGCCATCTGCTTTGAAAAACTCTGAGGAGATTAAACACAAGACAATGGCAGGAGGAAACTTTATGCACAGAGTTATCTCGTATGTTGCGAATGAGATCATTGTGAACGGCCTGGCTAATAGGTACTTATTGTTCTGTACAATCCTTTTGCCCCTcttcttttttaacttctgtCTGTTGCTTCACCCAGTTACTCATTAATTGTAATCCATGAACGCATCTCTGGCTTGCTGTTGATGCTCAGACACAAAATTGTGCTGCCTTGTTAAATTGAGTCCCAGGGACttgttatatttttatttatagacTGTACCTTACAGCTGTAGTACTTTGGTGATTGCAACTACCTCAACTGTTTTTCAATGTACCCATTGTTTACTGCATCTTTGCTTATTGTTATGGTCTCCTTGCTGTCTTCATATATCTATTCATAGCGTTAAGTTATTCATGTTCATTTGATATAAGTAGGTAATGTGTGATACCTAGAAGTTGTTAGTATGTTGCAGCAAAACTGCATTTTCATTCCCAGTGCAGTTTGATTTTGACGTGAGTATGATCTTTGCTGCAAGATCTCAACATTAATTCTCTTTTTCATGGTGTCCACATTCTATGTGAGTGAGTTATCTCATTGCTTGTGTACGCTAATATGCTTATCGCTCCCCCATGCTGACTTCTTGCTACTGTAGGATCTGTTGATGTCTTTTCTGGTTTAACAATATGGTTGCCAAAATAACGACTTTATCTCATTTCTTTACTATCGCTGGTTGTCTTTGCAAAGCCCTGGTTTTCAAAGATTTGCAGTGAGGACATCAAAGAGATTGGAGGAGGTGTCTAATATGGGTATGTTTCTGGCTCTCTGTTTCAGCAGAATTTGCGATGTGACAACGTTACTATAATCTAACAGAAATAATGTTTGCTCTAACTTGTTTGCTTCTCCTATATGTTAGCTGCACAAAAAAAACGGGAGATTGCAGACAAGGTGAAGGATATATCTGAGGAATTAGAGGTATGGTCCTTGATGAAACAAAGAAATGCATTATCGCGATTTTTAATGGTTTCAATTTCACTCGTGTTGTATTCTCTCTAAAGTCTTCCCGTTGCTTATTGCAGTCACGGAGAAACCACTAAAGGGTTCGTGAAGTGAGAAACTCATTGGCATGGAGCGCTGCATGGATGCCTTCATCTCCTCCCTCTCTGAATATTTAGAATAAGATGCTTGATGTGGATTTAGATGAACTTATATTTTTTATAGATATCGAATCTAGAGCCACATTGTGGCCTAAGTATTTGACGATTGCAGTCCTTTTTTCTTACTCTTTTAACCAGAATTGTTTAGCAGTCGGTTTTGCAGTCACAAAAGGTCATGACTCTGATCATAGAGAACTGCATTTTGACCTCGTTTGTACCCAGTTAATAATTCAACAATGGCTTGGTGGATCAAATGTGTTATCTAATGTTATATCTATTATTGATGTCAGTACATTGTGAAGCAGTGAGGCAGATAGAGAGATGCGGCGCTTCT includes these proteins:
- the LOC115743795 gene encoding uncharacterized protein LOC115743795, encoding MAGGNFMHRVISYVANEIIVNGLANSPGFQRFAVRTSKRLEEVSNMAAQKKREIADKVKDISEELESRRNH